One part of the Streptomyces sp. NBC_00286 genome encodes these proteins:
- a CDS encoding TerD family protein, translating into MTLASASFDARAMGDYAHDWALVDVETSGLTPRRDRVLSVAVVTIGPDGEQTGEFSTLLNPGCDPGPVDVHGLTPERLRGAPTFDQVAGRIGAMLQDRVLVAHNAQFDYDFLAYEFARARMWLPVSRRLCTLALNRQVDPPTADMKLGTLAAHYGVPQLRAHDALDDTRVLAGILRATLREAARLDLPLPLVSCPPRAESTFTPQPPKTPCAYRNPGRLVPGGPLQQGMKIAITGETALARAELVGRAVSAGLNMMQSVSRHTSALVTNAPTSDSAKARRAIADGVPVIDEPTFLRLLTDVRTGTAHEATAATATAAAVLAPVTEPVTPQAPADAPVSPTGSATSTPVEPVLPVLSPSGSVPAPRPPASPVSTSDEPLKGRRVLVVGGVHTDAVAARTRVVELGGSAAINLSASVTDVVLLVGGPKDRRMNRITALELPVHDAHWLTAPTVADQGTAAVRAQEPQVVPRGGVIDLPIQNGAPAPECYVTASWAPQADCEIDVVAFILDEDEQVTFDEDFIFYGAPESPSGTVRLLTGGPAEQTIALDLASMPPATRKVVVAAAIDSAATFGTVGAIQIGAALGSSGAPLARATLDAATTERTMLLAEIYRRGPLWRLRAVGQGYDHGLGALARGYGVDIAD; encoded by the coding sequence ATGACTCTCGCCTCCGCGTCGTTCGACGCACGCGCTATGGGCGACTACGCCCACGACTGGGCCCTGGTCGACGTGGAGACCTCCGGACTCACTCCTCGGCGGGACCGGGTGCTGTCCGTCGCGGTGGTGACGATCGGTCCGGACGGCGAGCAGACGGGGGAGTTCTCCACGCTGCTCAACCCCGGATGCGACCCGGGACCGGTGGACGTGCACGGGCTGACGCCTGAGCGGCTGCGGGGTGCACCGACCTTCGACCAGGTCGCCGGGCGAATCGGCGCGATGCTCCAGGACCGGGTCCTGGTCGCCCACAACGCCCAGTTCGACTACGACTTCCTGGCCTACGAGTTCGCCCGTGCCCGGATGTGGCTGCCGGTGTCACGGCGGTTGTGCACCCTGGCCCTCAATCGCCAGGTGGATCCGCCGACGGCGGACATGAAACTGGGCACCCTCGCCGCTCACTACGGCGTACCGCAGCTGCGGGCGCACGACGCACTCGACGACACCCGCGTGCTGGCGGGAATCCTGCGGGCGACTCTGCGCGAGGCGGCACGGCTCGATCTGCCGTTGCCGCTGGTGAGCTGCCCGCCGCGGGCAGAATCCACGTTCACGCCGCAGCCGCCCAAGACGCCCTGCGCGTACCGGAACCCGGGACGGCTCGTTCCCGGCGGACCTCTCCAGCAGGGGATGAAGATCGCGATCACCGGGGAGACCGCCCTCGCCCGGGCGGAGTTGGTCGGTCGGGCTGTCTCCGCCGGGCTGAACATGATGCAGTCCGTCAGCCGGCACACCAGCGCACTGGTCACCAACGCCCCGACGTCCGATTCGGCAAAGGCCCGACGCGCGATCGCCGACGGCGTACCGGTCATCGATGAGCCCACCTTCCTGCGCCTGCTGACCGACGTACGAACCGGGACAGCGCATGAGGCGACGGCTGCCACAGCCACAGCCGCTGCAGTGCTCGCACCGGTGACGGAGCCGGTGACGCCACAAGCCCCGGCCGACGCGCCCGTATCCCCCACGGGCTCTGCCACATCCACACCGGTCGAGCCTGTCCTCCCGGTGCTCTCACCCAGCGGGTCCGTTCCCGCTCCCCGCCCGCCCGCGAGCCCGGTGAGTACGTCGGATGAGCCGCTGAAGGGCCGCCGGGTCCTCGTCGTCGGCGGTGTCCATACCGACGCCGTCGCGGCCCGTACCCGCGTCGTCGAACTGGGCGGATCCGCGGCCATCAACCTGTCGGCGAGCGTCACCGATGTCGTCCTTCTCGTCGGCGGCCCCAAGGACCGCCGCATGAACCGCATCACCGCCCTTGAGCTCCCCGTACACGACGCACACTGGCTCACCGCACCGACAGTGGCCGACCAGGGCACGGCGGCCGTCCGGGCGCAGGAACCACAGGTCGTGCCGAGGGGCGGCGTCATCGACCTGCCCATCCAGAACGGCGCACCCGCGCCCGAGTGCTACGTCACCGCGAGCTGGGCCCCGCAGGCCGACTGCGAGATCGACGTCGTCGCCTTCATCCTCGACGAGGACGAACAGGTCACCTTCGACGAGGACTTCATCTTCTACGGCGCTCCCGAGAGCCCCTCCGGCACAGTACGGCTCCTCACCGGCGGCCCGGCCGAACAGACCATCGCCCTCGACCTGGCGTCCATGCCGCCCGCGACCCGCAAGGTCGTCGTCGCCGCGGCCATCGACAGCGCCGCCACCTTCGGTACGGTCGGCGCGATCCAGATCGGTGCGGCCCTAGGCAGCAGCGGGGCACCACTCGCCCGGGCCACCCTGGACGCCGCGACAACCGAACGCACCATGCTGCTCGCGGAGATCTACCGCAGGGGCCCGCTCTGGCGGCTGCGCGCCGTCGGCCAGGGCTATGACCACGGGCTCGGCGCCCTGGCAC
- a CDS encoding NAD-dependent epimerase/dehydratase family protein → MRVLVTGGAGFIGSAIVAALRARGHEGVVYDLVSGGDVRDRDAVGRSLDGIDAVCHQAAMVGLGKGFEDAAAYVSSNDLGTAVLLSAMADAGVRGLVLAGSMVVYGEGRYECGRHGVVRPGPRDVADLDAGRFEPNCPVCGDELAPGLVSEGAPVDPRNVYATTKLAQEHLAASWARAVDGRTVSLRYHNVYGPGMPRDTPYAGVASFFRSALARGESPRVFEDGGQRRDFVHVRDVAAANVLALEALSDAAPFRAYNVGSGDPHTVGDLAETLAAAHGGPAPVVTGEYRLGDVRHITADSARVRGELGWKPEVGFEEGVREFATAAGLRGCAP, encoded by the coding sequence ATGCGAGTACTGGTCACCGGCGGAGCCGGGTTCATCGGGTCGGCGATCGTGGCCGCGCTTCGGGCGCGGGGGCATGAGGGGGTGGTGTACGACCTCGTGTCCGGGGGCGATGTGCGGGATCGGGACGCCGTGGGGCGGTCGCTCGACGGGATCGACGCCGTGTGTCATCAGGCGGCGATGGTGGGGCTGGGGAAGGGGTTCGAGGACGCGGCCGCGTATGTGAGCAGCAATGATCTCGGTACCGCTGTGCTGTTGTCGGCCATGGCGGACGCGGGGGTGCGGGGGCTGGTGCTCGCGGGGTCGATGGTGGTGTACGGGGAGGGGCGGTACGAGTGCGGGCGGCATGGGGTCGTACGGCCCGGTCCGCGGGATGTCGCCGACCTGGACGCCGGACGCTTCGAGCCCAACTGCCCTGTGTGCGGGGATGAATTGGCACCTGGGCTGGTGAGTGAGGGCGCCCCCGTCGATCCGCGGAACGTGTACGCCACGACCAAGCTCGCCCAAGAGCATCTGGCCGCCTCCTGGGCTCGGGCGGTGGACGGGCGGACGGTTTCGCTTCGGTACCACAACGTGTACGGGCCGGGGATGCCGCGGGACACCCCGTACGCCGGGGTCGCCTCCTTCTTCCGTTCCGCGCTGGCACGCGGGGAATCGCCGCGGGTCTTCGAGGACGGGGGCCAGCGCCGGGACTTCGTACACGTACGCGATGTGGCTGCCGCCAATGTGCTGGCACTGGAGGCCCTTTCGGACGCGGCCCCGTTCCGCGCGTACAACGTCGGCAGCGGCGATCCACACACGGTCGGCGACCTGGCCGAAACACTGGCCGCCGCCCACGGCGGACCCGCGCCCGTCGTCACCGGTGAGTACCGGCTAGGCGACGTCCGGCACATCACGGCCGATTCGGCGCGCGTGCGCGGGGAGTTGGGCTGGAAGCCGGAGGTGGGTTTCGAGGAGGGGGTGCGGGAATTCGCGACGGCGGCGGGGCTGAGGGGGTGCGCCCCGTAA
- a CDS encoding response regulator transcription factor gives MTKPVPNSRTTAVSSPSTPSGAAPATHLLVVEDDVGVRDVLATALEFIGFEVTCAATGHQALRLVTRRIPDLVLLDVNLPDLDGFEVCRTLRERDLTMPVLFLSGRSGVDDRVHGLDVGGDDFVTKPFELKEVAARIRALLRRTAERPTPRRCLSVGHVQLDPDAHQVWAAGRPVRLTPTEFALLRYLLENSDRVLTRSQIQERVWNHRDESSGIVDTCVYYLRRKLGDQDQSLIRTVRGVGYRMSAV, from the coding sequence ATGACCAAGCCTGTCCCCAACTCCCGTACAACCGCTGTCTCCTCGCCCTCCACTCCCTCGGGCGCCGCCCCCGCCACCCATCTCCTCGTGGTGGAGGACGACGTCGGAGTCCGCGACGTGCTTGCCACGGCCCTGGAATTCATCGGCTTCGAGGTGACCTGCGCAGCCACCGGCCACCAGGCCCTGCGCCTCGTCACACGGCGCATCCCCGACCTCGTCCTGCTCGACGTCAACCTCCCCGACCTCGACGGCTTCGAGGTATGCCGGACCCTGCGCGAACGGGACCTCACCATGCCCGTGCTGTTCCTCTCCGGGCGCAGCGGGGTCGACGACCGGGTGCACGGACTGGACGTGGGTGGTGATGACTTCGTCACCAAGCCGTTCGAGCTGAAGGAGGTGGCGGCCCGTATCCGCGCCCTGCTGCGCCGCACCGCCGAACGGCCCACGCCGCGCCGCTGCCTGAGCGTCGGTCATGTACAACTCGATCCCGACGCACACCAGGTGTGGGCGGCCGGGCGCCCGGTCCGGCTCACTCCCACCGAATTCGCCCTGCTGCGCTACCTGTTGGAGAACTCCGACCGGGTACTGACCCGCTCCCAGATACAGGAGCGCGTCTGGAACCACCGCGACGAGAGTTCCGGCATCGTGGACACCTGTGTCTACTACCTGCGGCGCAAGCTGGGCGACCAGGACCAGTCACTCATCCGTACCGTCCGCGGGGTGGGCTACCGGATGTCCGCGGTCTGA
- a CDS encoding sensor histidine kinase has translation MQDMLLIAACALLGAVVAGLLGAFVLRLVRHRSLTVSLHVVVFVAVTAMLAGTLMVAQGMFLNEHDLAVVTTVVAMAALVSVPTAMLLGRWVVARSRELTIAARSFGDGGDFAAPAGGGTAELAALSRELAATSAKLHESRERERALETSRRELVAWISHDLRTPLAGLRAMSEALEDGVAADPHRYLRQIRTEVERLNDMVGDLFELSRIHAGALALNPSRMSVYDLVGDALAGADALAREHGVRLVGAGIEPVPVEVDGKEMSRVLGNLLVNAIRRTPSDGTVAVSAHRSPEGVVLSVTDSCGGIPEEDLPRVFDTGWRGTHARTPPAGAGLGLAIVRGIVEAHRGRAIVRNVSGGCRFEVTLPTVEV, from the coding sequence ATGCAGGACATGCTCCTCATCGCGGCCTGCGCCCTTCTGGGTGCCGTGGTCGCAGGCCTGTTGGGGGCCTTCGTACTGAGACTGGTCCGGCACCGGTCGCTCACGGTCTCGCTGCACGTCGTGGTGTTCGTGGCCGTCACCGCGATGCTGGCCGGGACGCTCATGGTCGCGCAGGGGATGTTCCTGAACGAGCACGACCTCGCCGTCGTGACGACCGTCGTCGCGATGGCGGCCCTGGTCTCCGTGCCGACGGCGATGCTCCTGGGCCGCTGGGTGGTCGCCCGCAGCCGGGAGCTCACGATCGCCGCCCGCTCTTTCGGCGACGGCGGTGACTTCGCCGCCCCCGCCGGTGGCGGAACCGCCGAACTCGCCGCGCTGAGCCGGGAGTTGGCGGCCACCAGCGCGAAGCTCCATGAGTCCCGGGAACGTGAGCGCGCCCTGGAGACCTCCCGGCGCGAACTCGTCGCCTGGATCTCGCACGACCTGCGCACCCCGTTGGCCGGACTGCGCGCGATGTCGGAGGCGCTGGAGGACGGCGTCGCGGCGGATCCGCACCGGTATCTGCGGCAGATCCGTACCGAGGTCGAGCGGCTCAACGACATGGTCGGCGACCTCTTCGAACTGTCCCGCATCCACGCCGGCGCGCTGGCGCTGAACCCCTCGCGGATGTCGGTGTACGACCTCGTCGGGGACGCGCTGGCGGGGGCGGACGCACTGGCCCGTGAGCACGGCGTGCGGCTGGTGGGGGCCGGGATCGAACCGGTGCCGGTGGAGGTGGACGGCAAGGAGATGAGTCGCGTACTGGGGAATCTGCTGGTCAACGCGATTCGGCGGACGCCGTCCGATGGGACGGTGGCCGTTTCGGCGCACCGGTCGCCGGAGGGGGTTGTGTTGTCCGTTACGGACAGTTGTGGGGGGATTCCTGAGGAGGATCTGCCTCGCGTGTTCGACACGGGGTGGCGCGGTACGCACGCGCGGACGCCTCCGGCGGGGGCGGGGCTGGGGCTCGCGATTGTGCGCGGGATTGTGGAAGCCCACCGGGGCCGGGCGATCGTACGGAACGTGTCCGGGGGCTGTCGGTTTGAGGTGACGTTGCCGACCGTGGAGGTGTAG
- a CDS encoding response regulator transcription factor — protein MHQQQPQPYDTSGTRVLVVDDDPTVAEIVSGYLDRAGYVVDRAVDGPSALAQATAHWPDLVVLDLMLPGMDGLEVCRRMRGRGPVPVIMLTARGDEDDRILGLEVGADDYVTKPFSPRELVLRVESVLRRSRPSAEPRGQLRAAGLSVDPEGRRATKDGTELALTVREFDLLAFFLRNPGHAYSREELMREVWGWDFGDLSTVTVHVRRLRAKIETDPARPALIQTVWGVGYRFDTAGADAAGVSEGEGGEDR, from the coding sequence ATGCACCAGCAGCAGCCGCAGCCGTACGACACCTCCGGCACCCGTGTTCTCGTCGTCGACGACGACCCCACCGTCGCCGAGATCGTCTCGGGTTATCTCGACCGGGCCGGTTACGTCGTGGACCGGGCCGTCGACGGCCCGTCCGCGCTGGCGCAGGCCACCGCGCACTGGCCCGACCTGGTCGTACTGGACCTGATGCTGCCCGGCATGGACGGCCTGGAGGTGTGCCGCCGGATGCGCGGGCGGGGCCCCGTACCCGTGATCATGCTGACCGCCCGCGGCGACGAGGACGACCGGATCCTCGGCCTCGAGGTGGGCGCCGACGACTACGTCACCAAGCCGTTCAGCCCGCGCGAGCTGGTACTGCGCGTCGAGTCCGTACTGCGCCGGAGCCGACCCTCCGCCGAACCGCGCGGACAGCTGCGCGCGGCCGGCCTCAGCGTGGACCCGGAGGGCCGCCGCGCCACCAAGGACGGTACGGAACTCGCCCTCACCGTCCGCGAGTTCGACCTCCTCGCCTTCTTCCTCCGGAACCCCGGACACGCGTACAGCCGCGAAGAGCTGATGCGCGAGGTCTGGGGCTGGGACTTCGGCGACCTCTCCACGGTCACCGTCCACGTCCGAAGACTGCGCGCCAAGATCGAGACCGATCCGGCGCGGCCCGCGCTGATCCAGACGGTGTGGGGCGTGGGATACCGGTTCGACACGGCCGGTGCTGACGCGGCCGGTGTTTCCGAAGGGGAAGGAGGGGAGGACCGGTGA
- a CDS encoding TIGR04282 family arsenosugar biosynthesis glycosyltransferase, which produces MTTLLVIAKEPRPGRVKTRLTPPFTPEEAAALAEAALADTLSAVLATPADRRVLVLDGAPGPWLPPGVEVVPQCAGGLDERLAAAFADCTGPTLLIGMDTPQVTAELLTFGADFTDCDAWFGPAEDGGFWALGLAEPDPALLRGVPMSTPTTGALQRDRLTGAGLRVRDLPRLRDVDTAYDAWLVAEQVMVQGQGGRFAAEFDRLAAGVRRSDVEKSVADRSAVEQSVAARSVAEGSVVERSVVGR; this is translated from the coding sequence ATGACCACCCTGCTCGTCATCGCCAAGGAACCGCGACCCGGGCGCGTGAAGACGCGGCTGACCCCGCCGTTCACGCCCGAGGAGGCGGCGGCGCTCGCGGAGGCCGCGCTGGCGGACACCTTGAGCGCGGTGCTCGCGACGCCCGCCGACCGGCGGGTCCTGGTGCTCGACGGGGCGCCGGGGCCGTGGCTGCCGCCCGGCGTCGAGGTGGTCCCGCAGTGCGCGGGCGGGCTCGACGAACGGCTGGCCGCGGCGTTCGCGGACTGCACGGGACCGACGCTGCTCATCGGCATGGACACGCCTCAGGTGACCGCCGAACTCCTCACGTTCGGGGCCGACTTCACGGACTGCGACGCCTGGTTCGGGCCCGCGGAGGACGGCGGCTTCTGGGCGCTGGGGCTCGCCGAGCCCGACCCCGCCCTGCTGCGTGGCGTGCCGATGTCGACGCCCACGACAGGAGCCCTGCAACGGGACCGGCTCACGGGCGCCGGACTACGCGTGCGCGATCTGCCGCGGCTGCGGGACGTAGACACGGCGTATGACGCCTGGCTGGTCGCCGAGCAGGTCATGGTTCAGGGGCAGGGGGGCAGGTTCGCGGCGGAGTTCGACCGGCTGGCGGCGGGCGTACGGCGGTCGGACGTGGAGAAATCCGTCGCCGACCGATCTGCCGTCGAGCAGTCCGTCGCCGCGCGATCCGTCGCCGAAGGTTCCGTCGTCGAGCGCTCGGTCGTGGGGCGATGA
- a CDS encoding class I SAM-dependent methyltransferase, translating to MSTASTASATDTDASTGTGAASEWCVDPYADALRDGRGPLFLRRNDGWLLPLEVERWCARADAADLSALRQCEGAVLDVGCGPGRLVAALALQGRPVLGIDISEAAVNHTVELGGQALRRSVFDPLPGEGRWNTALLIDGNIGIGGDPDALLRRIAQLLAPGGLLIAETAPVDVDEQVQVHVTDAQGAAGTPFPWARLGSRALLRRARRLGWRTDGTDSQWTADGRCFVALRRARTERINIHSADTPNSTAVISSQRPRNTSPDEPVDAS from the coding sequence ATGAGCACGGCGAGTACGGCGAGCGCGACGGATACAGATGCGAGTACGGGTACGGGGGCGGCGTCCGAGTGGTGCGTCGACCCGTACGCCGACGCCCTCCGCGACGGACGCGGTCCGCTCTTCCTGCGCCGTAACGACGGCTGGCTGCTCCCGCTCGAGGTCGAGCGGTGGTGCGCACGAGCCGACGCCGCCGATCTGTCGGCGCTGCGGCAGTGCGAAGGGGCCGTACTGGATGTGGGCTGCGGGCCCGGTCGGCTGGTCGCGGCCCTCGCCTTACAGGGCCGACCGGTCCTCGGGATAGACATCAGCGAGGCGGCCGTCAACCACACCGTGGAGCTCGGCGGACAGGCGCTGCGCCGCTCGGTGTTCGACCCGTTGCCGGGGGAGGGCCGCTGGAACACGGCGCTGCTCATCGACGGCAACATCGGCATCGGCGGCGACCCGGACGCCCTGCTGCGCCGTATCGCCCAACTCCTCGCCCCAGGCGGCCTGTTGATCGCCGAGACCGCGCCCGTGGACGTCGACGAGCAGGTCCAGGTGCACGTCACCGACGCCCAGGGCGCCGCCGGAACCCCGTTCCCCTGGGCCCGGCTCGGCAGCCGCGCCCTCCTGAGGCGCGCCCGCCGGCTCGGCTGGCGTACGGACGGTACAGACAGTCAGTGGACGGCGGACGGCCGCTGCTTCGTGGCCCTGCGCCGCGCCCGTACCGAACGGATCAACATCCACAGCGCCGACACCCCGAACAGCACCGCCGTCATCAGCAGCCAGCGCCCCAGGAACACATCGCCGGACGAGCCGGTGGACGCCTCGTAA
- a CDS encoding molybdopterin-dependent oxidoreductase gives MSERLPISPTSPAFWRSPLRGPRLTSLLGVVLLAGITVLFVTGLVSYAAYNPNLSSVNDKTPDKGLLGFYLFAWPTDPPWLYRLNQGTHVTLGIALIPVLLAKLWSVIPKLFELPPARSLGHALERLSLLVLVGSALFEFVTGVLNVQLDYVFPGSFYPLHFYGAWVFFAAFAAHVALKTPTVLRNIRRERGGEAGELVEPRPEAPTSDPPTVSRRGALQLVGGSSLFLFATTAGQNFDGPLRRTAILAPHGGPEPGSGPGGFQINKTAAAVGIKADETSDEAWRLVVEGRRTVRLSREELHELPLYSAALPIACVEGWSTGDQWWRGVRLRDLAELAGYEHGQEPDLFVESLQRAGSFRRAALRDNQVRDPRSLLALYVNGEPLTPDHGYPARIIVPAAPGVLNTKWVSRLTFGDL, from the coding sequence ATGAGCGAACGGCTCCCCATCTCCCCCACCTCCCCCGCCTTCTGGCGCAGCCCTCTGCGTGGCCCTCGGCTCACCTCGCTGCTCGGTGTCGTGCTGCTCGCCGGGATCACCGTCCTGTTCGTGACGGGCCTCGTGTCGTACGCCGCGTACAACCCGAACCTCTCGTCCGTGAACGACAAGACGCCGGACAAGGGCCTCCTCGGCTTCTACCTCTTCGCCTGGCCCACCGACCCGCCCTGGCTGTACCGCCTCAACCAGGGCACGCACGTCACGCTCGGCATCGCCCTGATCCCCGTACTCCTCGCCAAGCTGTGGTCGGTCATCCCGAAGCTGTTCGAGCTGCCGCCCGCGCGCTCGCTCGGGCACGCGCTGGAGCGGCTCTCGCTGCTCGTACTGGTCGGAAGCGCGCTGTTCGAGTTCGTGACGGGCGTGCTGAACGTCCAGCTCGACTACGTCTTCCCCGGCTCCTTCTATCCCCTGCACTTCTACGGGGCCTGGGTGTTCTTCGCCGCCTTCGCAGCGCACGTGGCGCTGAAGACGCCGACGGTCCTGCGCAATATCCGACGCGAACGAGGCGGAGAGGCAGGGGAGTTGGTCGAACCCCGGCCCGAAGCGCCAACGTCCGACCCGCCCACCGTCTCCCGGCGCGGCGCGCTCCAACTCGTCGGCGGCTCTTCGCTGTTCCTGTTCGCCACGACCGCGGGGCAGAACTTCGACGGCCCCCTGCGCCGGACGGCGATTCTCGCGCCGCACGGCGGTCCGGAGCCCGGCTCGGGACCCGGCGGCTTCCAGATCAACAAGACGGCTGCGGCGGTGGGGATCAAGGCGGATGAGACGAGTGACGAGGCATGGCGGCTCGTCGTCGAGGGGCGTCGTACGGTCCGGCTCAGCCGGGAGGAGCTGCACGAACTGCCGCTGTACAGCGCCGCGTTGCCCATCGCCTGCGTGGAGGGCTGGTCGACGGGCGACCAGTGGTGGCGGGGCGTACGGCTGCGGGATCTGGCGGAGTTGGCGGGGTACGAGCACGGCCAGGAGCCCGATCTGTTCGTGGAGTCGCTCCAGCGTGCGGGTTCCTTCCGGCGGGCCGCCCTGCGCGACAACCAGGTCCGCGACCCGCGCTCGCTGCTCGCCCTGTACGTCAACGGCGAGCCGCTGACCCCCGACCACGGCTACCCGGCGCGCATCATCGTTCCCGCCGCACCCGGAGTGCTGAACACCAAGTGGGTGTCCCGGTTGACGTTCGGAGACCTGTGA
- a CDS encoding ATP-binding cassette domain-containing protein, with protein MKSDHLAGGPAIETAGLVKTFGDNRAVDGVDLRIERGTVYGLLGPNGAGKTTTVRMLATLLRPDGGEAHVFGHDVVREADAVRSRVSLTGQYASVDEDLTGTENLVLLGRLTGHSKKASYDRAAQLLAAFGLSDAAGRQVKNYSGGMRRRIDIAASILNTPDLLFLDEPTTGLDPRSRNQVWEIVRAVVAQGTTVLLTTQYLDEADQLASRIAVIDKGKVIAEGTKGELKASVGAGAVHVRLRDADKRPDAELLLRQALDADVQLEPDPVALTARVGGNGDMNGCGPSEKASRALAELARAGIIVDNFSLGQPSLDEVFLALTGSPTDHDRTTEAQTKEATA; from the coding sequence ATGAAAAGCGACCACCTAGCCGGAGGGCCGGCCATCGAGACCGCCGGCCTGGTGAAGACCTTCGGCGACAACCGCGCCGTGGACGGCGTAGACCTGCGCATCGAGCGGGGCACGGTGTATGGCCTGCTCGGTCCGAACGGCGCGGGCAAGACGACCACGGTGCGGATGCTGGCGACCCTGCTCCGCCCCGACGGCGGCGAGGCCCACGTCTTCGGCCACGACGTCGTACGGGAGGCCGACGCGGTCCGCAGCCGGGTCAGCCTCACCGGACAGTACGCCTCCGTCGACGAGGACCTCACCGGCACCGAGAACCTCGTACTCCTGGGCCGTCTGACGGGGCACAGCAAGAAGGCCTCGTACGACCGCGCGGCCCAACTCCTCGCCGCATTCGGCCTTTCCGACGCGGCGGGCCGCCAGGTGAAGAACTACTCCGGCGGCATGCGGCGCCGTATCGACATCGCCGCGTCGATCCTCAACACCCCGGACCTGCTGTTCCTGGACGAGCCGACGACGGGCCTGGACCCGCGCAGCCGCAACCAGGTCTGGGAGATCGTACGAGCGGTCGTCGCTCAAGGCACGACGGTCCTCCTCACGACCCAGTACCTCGACGAGGCCGACCAGCTCGCGTCCCGGATCGCCGTCATCGACAAGGGCAAGGTCATCGCCGAGGGCACCAAGGGCGAGCTGAAGGCCTCGGTCGGCGCCGGTGCCGTACACGTACGGTTGCGGGACGCGGACAAGCGCCCCGACGCCGAGCTCCTGCTCAGGCAGGCCCTCGACGCGGACGTACAACTGGAACCCGATCCGGTGGCCCTGACCGCCCGGGTCGGCGGCAACGGCGACATGAACGGCTGCGGGCCCTCCGAAAAGGCCTCCCGCGCCCTCGCCGAACTCGCCCGCGCGGGCATCATCGTCGACAACTTCTCGCTGGGACAGCCGAGCCTGGACGAGGTGTTCCTGGCCCTCACCGGCAGCCCGACCGACCACGACCGGACGACCGAGGCACAGACCAAGGAGGCCACGGCATGA
- a CDS encoding ABC transporter permease: protein MSTATQTTESTELAPVRTESLAELLVAKERPPRPNALQTSLTFGWRAMLKIKHVPEQLFDVTAFPIMMILMYTYLFGGALAGSPSEYIQYLLPGILVMSVSMITMYTGLAINIDIEKGVFDRFRSLPIWRPSTMVGYLLGDALRYTLASIVMLTVGLIMGFRPDGGFTGVVAGVVLLIIFCFAFSWVWTMVGLLMRTEKGVMSVSMMVLFPLTFLSDIFVKPETMPGWLQAFVNNNPITHVASAVRDLMAGSWPTEEIAWTLGWSAVFVAVLGPVTMRLYNRK from the coding sequence ATGAGCACCGCGACCCAGACCACCGAGAGCACGGAACTCGCCCCGGTCCGCACCGAAAGCCTGGCCGAATTGCTCGTCGCCAAGGAGCGGCCGCCGCGGCCGAACGCGCTGCAGACCTCGCTGACCTTCGGCTGGCGGGCGATGCTCAAGATCAAGCACGTACCGGAGCAGCTGTTCGATGTGACGGCGTTCCCGATCATGATGATCCTGATGTACACGTACCTGTTCGGCGGCGCCCTGGCCGGCTCACCCAGCGAGTACATCCAGTATCTGCTGCCCGGCATCCTCGTGATGTCCGTGTCCATGATCACGATGTATACGGGCCTCGCGATCAACATCGACATCGAGAAGGGCGTCTTCGACCGCTTCCGTTCCCTGCCGATCTGGCGGCCGTCGACGATGGTCGGCTATCTGCTCGGTGACGCCTTGCGCTACACGCTCGCGTCGATCGTGATGCTGACGGTCGGCCTGATCATGGGCTTCCGCCCGGACGGCGGCTTCACCGGCGTCGTGGCGGGCGTGGTGCTGCTGATCATCTTCTGCTTCGCCTTCTCGTGGGTGTGGACGATGGTCGGTCTGCTGATGCGCACGGAGAAGGGCGTGATGAGCGTCAGCATGATGGTGCTGTTCCCGCTGACGTTCCTCAGCGACATCTTCGTCAAGCCCGAGACGATGCCCGGCTGGCTGCAGGCCTTCGTCAACAACAACCCGATCACCCACGTCGCCTCCGCGGTCCGCGATCTGATGGCCGGCTCCTGGCCGACCGAGGAGATCGCGTGGACGCTGGGCTGGTCGGCGGTGTTCGTGGCGGTGCTGGGGCCGGTGACGATGCGGCTGTACAACCGCAAGTAG